A stretch of Faecalibacterium duncaniae DNA encodes these proteins:
- a CDS encoding AAA family ATPase, with the protein MAKTIITIGREYCTGGNYIAEDVANALGIKLYDKELITMAAKHSGLSEEAVAASEKRRTHSLLYSLYTMGNELPLGDQVFILQSRIIKQLAEEGPCVILGRCGDYVLRDRKDVLRVFIYAPVEWRRELAKTDPLVKAHDEKGIKEEIEKTDRNRAAYYNYYTQNRWGDAHNYDLAINAALGRETCVKMILDAVAAKEKTMAE; encoded by the coding sequence ATGGCAAAAACGATCATCACCATTGGACGTGAGTACTGCACCGGCGGCAACTACATCGCAGAGGATGTTGCAAACGCACTGGGCATCAAGCTCTACGACAAGGAGCTGATCACCATGGCCGCAAAGCACTCCGGCCTCTCGGAGGAAGCCGTAGCCGCCAGCGAAAAACGCCGCACCCACAGCCTGCTGTACAGCCTGTATACCATGGGCAACGAGCTCCCGCTGGGTGATCAGGTGTTCATCCTGCAGAGCCGCATCATCAAGCAGCTGGCCGAGGAAGGCCCCTGCGTCATTCTGGGCCGCTGCGGTGACTATGTGCTGCGGGATCGCAAGGATGTGCTGCGCGTGTTCATCTACGCACCGGTGGAATGGCGGCGTGAGCTGGCCAAGACCGACCCGCTGGTCAAAGCACACGACGAGAAGGGCATCAAGGAAGAGATCGAAAAGACCGACCGCAACCGTGCTGCCTACTACAACTACTACACCCAGAACCGCTGGGGCGATGCCCACAACTATGATCTGGCCATCAACGCCGCCCTGGGCCGCGAGACCTGCGTCAAGATGATCCTGGACGCTGTCGCCGCCAAGGAAAAGACCATGGCTGAGTGA
- a CDS encoding DUF624 domain-containing protein gives MGLFPSSKDFKDGPGVEKDTPRKTGVGRFFELVGRDMSSMFLANLLTCIGFLPVICLVYIGFLMNNLTVMIVSAIAGGILAGPALAGMYDTVLRALRDEAGYWWTTYRRAFRQNFKASILPGILYCVIVTVQIFLVYFCFNMLYHGTNVGVPMWVATVLNLVLFHMLFSYMWPQIVLLDQPLRLTLKNSLNCMIAFLPHALAAALVTILFWGLVILCMPLGLLLMLVFGFWFQCEICCQIVYGDLNRVFHIEESIQKLHDAQLEKELRAERGQDTPEE, from the coding sequence ATGGGTTTATTTCCTTCTTCTAAAGATTTCAAGGACGGGCCGGGCGTTGAAAAGGACACGCCCCGCAAAACGGGCGTAGGCCGCTTTTTTGAGCTGGTGGGCCGCGATATGAGCAGCATGTTCCTTGCAAACCTGCTCACCTGCATCGGCTTTCTGCCGGTGATCTGCCTGGTGTACATCGGCTTCCTGATGAACAACCTGACCGTGATGATCGTCAGCGCCATCGCGGGCGGCATCCTTGCAGGCCCCGCACTGGCCGGCATGTACGACACGGTGCTGCGCGCCCTGCGTGACGAGGCCGGTTACTGGTGGACAACCTACCGCCGGGCCTTCCGGCAGAACTTCAAGGCCAGCATCCTGCCCGGCATCCTGTACTGCGTGATCGTCACGGTGCAGATCTTCCTGGTCTATTTCTGCTTCAACATGCTGTACCACGGCACCAACGTGGGCGTTCCCATGTGGGTGGCCACGGTGCTGAACCTCGTGCTGTTCCACATGCTGTTTTCCTACATGTGGCCCCAGATCGTGCTGCTGGATCAGCCCCTGCGCCTGACGCTGAAAAACAGCCTGAACTGCATGATCGCGTTCCTGCCCCACGCGCTGGCCGCAGCGCTGGTCACCATCCTGTTCTGGGGCCTGGTGATCCTGTGCATGCCGCTGGGCCTGCTGCTGATGCTGGTGTTCGGCTTCTGGTTCCAGTGCGAGATCTGCTGCCAGATCGTCTACGGCGACCTGAACCGGGTGTTCCACATTGAGGAGAGCATCCAGAAGCTCCACGATGCCCAGCTGGAAAAGGAGCTGCGCGCCGAGCGCGGCCAGGACACCCCCGAAGAATAA